One Paraburkholderia phytofirmans OLGA172 genomic window carries:
- a CDS encoding Zn-dependent hydrolase — MNAVSEALKQAEPATSIRVDGKRLWDSLMTMAKIGATPKGGVCRLALTDLDKQGRDLIVSWAKEAGCTVSVDQMGNVFMRRAGRNPDALPVMTGSHADSQPTGGRFDGIYGVLGGLEVIRSLNDHGIETEHPVEVVIWTNEEGSRFAPAMVASGVFAGVFTLDYGLSRKDVDGKTIGEELKRIGYAGDLPCGGRPLHAAFELHIEQGPILEAEQKTIGVVTDAQGQRWYEITLTGQEAHAGPTPMPRRRDALLGAARVVDLVNRIGLDNAPFGCATVGMMQVYPNSRNVIPGRVFFTVDFRHPDDAVLAKMDAALRQGVADIAGGIGLETELEQIFYYAPVAFDEACVKSVRAAAERFGYSHRNMVSGAGHDACYLSQVAPTSMVFVPCVDGISHNEIEDATFEWIEAGANVLLHAMLGRACEPVS, encoded by the coding sequence ATGAACGCGGTATCCGAAGCGCTGAAGCAGGCAGAACCCGCTACGTCGATCAGGGTCGACGGCAAGCGGCTGTGGGACAGCTTGATGACGATGGCGAAGATCGGCGCGACGCCCAAAGGCGGTGTCTGCCGGCTGGCGCTGACCGACCTCGACAAGCAGGGGCGCGACCTGATCGTCAGTTGGGCGAAGGAAGCGGGTTGCACGGTCAGTGTCGATCAGATGGGCAATGTGTTCATGCGCCGCGCCGGGCGCAATCCCGATGCGCTGCCGGTCATGACCGGCTCGCACGCGGACTCGCAGCCGACCGGCGGCCGTTTCGACGGCATCTACGGCGTGCTCGGAGGACTCGAAGTGATCCGCAGTCTGAACGATCACGGCATCGAGACCGAGCATCCGGTCGAAGTGGTGATCTGGACCAACGAAGAAGGCTCGCGCTTCGCGCCCGCTATGGTTGCCTCGGGGGTGTTCGCCGGTGTCTTCACGCTGGACTATGGCCTCTCGCGCAAAGACGTGGACGGCAAGACCATCGGCGAGGAGCTCAAACGCATCGGCTATGCGGGCGATCTGCCTTGCGGTGGCCGTCCGTTGCATGCCGCGTTCGAATTGCACATCGAACAAGGGCCGATTCTCGAAGCCGAGCAAAAAACCATTGGCGTGGTGACCGATGCGCAAGGTCAGCGCTGGTACGAAATCACGCTGACGGGGCAAGAGGCGCATGCGGGTCCGACGCCGATGCCGCGCCGTCGCGATGCTTTGCTCGGAGCCGCGCGCGTGGTCGATCTGGTCAATCGCATCGGGCTGGATAACGCGCCATTCGGCTGCGCGACGGTCGGCATGATGCAGGTCTATCCGAACTCGCGCAATGTGATTCCGGGCCGCGTGTTCTTCACCGTCGACTTCCGTCATCCCGACGACGCGGTGCTCGCGAAGATGGATGCCGCGTTGCGGCAAGGCGTGGCGGATATCGCGGGCGGCATCGGTCTGGAAACCGAACTCGAGCAGATCTTTTACTACGCGCCGGTCGCTTTCGACGAAGCCTGCGTGAAGTCCGTGCGCGCCGCGGCCGAACGCTTCGGCTATTCGCATCGCAACATGGTGTCCGGTGCGGGACACGACGCCTGCTATCTGTCGCAAGTCGCGCCGACTTCAATGGTGTTCGTGCCGTGCGTCGACGGGATCAGTCACAACGAGATCGAGGACGCCACCTTCGAATGGATCGAAGCGGGCGCTAACGTCTTGCTGCACGCCATGCTCGGAAGAGCGTGCGAGCCGGTTTCATAA
- a CDS encoding TetR/AcrR family transcriptional regulator: protein MKRDAAHMPMKANMRDNSVAADITENDETLDETRAPLRRRKAHIRESNEAHLLACAEAVFAERGLDGTSTAMIAERAGLPKANLHYYFPTKLALYRRVLEDLFEDWHRAADTFECSDDPVEAIGGYVRAKMELSRRRPLGSKVWASEIIHGAEHMEDILTGRVKPWLDSRVKVIDDWIARGLLAPVNAQTLMYMIWATTQHYADFDAQIRALKGKRALTQKAFEATTEEVVQLVIRACGAVSPAQGKGSVDQ from the coding sequence ATGAAGCGCGACGCGGCACACATGCCGATGAAGGCCAACATGAGAGACAACAGCGTGGCTGCCGACATCACGGAAAACGACGAGACACTGGACGAAACGCGCGCACCTTTGCGGCGGCGCAAGGCGCATATTCGCGAGTCGAATGAAGCGCATTTATTGGCGTGCGCCGAAGCGGTTTTCGCAGAGCGAGGACTCGACGGAACCAGCACGGCGATGATCGCGGAACGCGCAGGCTTACCGAAAGCTAACCTGCATTACTACTTCCCGACAAAACTCGCGTTGTACCGGCGTGTGCTGGAAGACCTGTTCGAAGACTGGCACCGCGCGGCGGATACGTTCGAATGCAGCGACGATCCTGTCGAAGCGATCGGCGGATACGTACGCGCGAAAATGGAGTTGTCGCGCCGCCGGCCATTAGGTTCGAAGGTATGGGCGAGCGAGATCATCCACGGCGCGGAGCATATGGAGGACATTCTCACGGGGCGCGTGAAGCCGTGGCTGGACAGCAGGGTGAAGGTCATCGACGACTGGATCGCACGCGGGCTGCTGGCGCCGGTCAACGCACAAACTCTGATGTACATGATCTGGGCGACTACCCAGCACTACGCCGACTTCGACGCGCAGATTCGCGCGCTCAAAGGCAAGCGCGCGCTGACGCAGAAAGCGTTCGAAGCGACGACGGAGGAAGTCGTGCAGTTGGTGATTCGGGCGTGTGGGGCGGTGTCGCCGGCGCAAGGCAAAGGATCAGTCGATCAATGA
- a CDS encoding type II toxin-antitoxin system Phd/YefM family antitoxin, whose protein sequence is MQGNLVSKSEFKAKALELFRQVEASGESLIVTDHGKPALEVRPYRGVERSPLDVLRGSVVRYDNPTTPVGEDDWEAAQ, encoded by the coding sequence ATGCAAGGCAATCTGGTATCGAAGTCTGAATTCAAGGCCAAGGCGCTCGAATTGTTCCGGCAAGTGGAGGCGTCCGGCGAAAGCTTGATTGTCACCGACCACGGCAAGCCAGCGCTTGAAGTGCGGCCCTATCGCGGCGTAGAACGCAGTCCACTAGACGTGCTACGCGGCTCAGTCGTGCGTTACGACAACCCTACCACTCCCGTTGGAGAAGACGACTGGGAGGCGGCGCAGTGA
- a CDS encoding type II toxin-antitoxin system VapC family toxin, with translation MIVLDTHTLVWWVTGDSTLSKKAKTAIGHEMAGGEIVVSAISAWEIAMLVERERLLLSMDVSSWLATVSAIEAVRFIPVDVEIATKSVDLPGEFHKDPADRMIVATARKFAVPLVTKDEKIRAYPHVKTIW, from the coding sequence GTGATCGTTCTGGACACCCATACTCTGGTCTGGTGGGTCACCGGCGATTCGACGTTAAGCAAGAAAGCAAAAACTGCCATCGGGCACGAAATGGCCGGCGGGGAAATCGTCGTGTCGGCTATTTCCGCATGGGAAATAGCCATGCTGGTGGAGCGAGAGAGGCTCTTACTCTCGATGGATGTCAGCAGTTGGCTCGCCACCGTCTCGGCAATCGAAGCTGTACGCTTTATACCTGTCGATGTGGAAATCGCAACGAAGTCCGTCGATCTTCCCGGTGAGTTCCATAAGGACCCAGCCGACAGGATGATCGTGGCAACCGCACGCAAGTTTGCCGTACCGCTAGTGACAAAAGACGAAAAAATTCGCGCGTATCCGCACGTCAAAACGATCTGGTAA